CAGCTTCATCGTCAGGATCGTGGCGGCCAGCGCCAGCGTGACCAGGTTGGCGATGATCACCGGCCAGGCGCCCAGGATCACACCGTAGACCAGCCACAGCGCCACGCCGAGGGTGAAGACGCTATACATCGTCAGCGAAATGCCGCTGACGTCGCGGGTGCGCAGCGTGTGCCAGGCCTGCGGCACGAAGGACAGCGTGGTCAGGCAGGCAGCGATGATGCCGATCGCGTCACGCAGCGCGGACAGGGTCTGCGGGTCGGCCAGGCCAGAAAGGGCCACGGTGGAAGTGATCTCGTTCATGGGGCGTTGAGTTCCTTGTCGTCGAGCACCCATTGCACGACGGCATCGAGGGCGGCGCGCGCCTCGCGCTGCGCCGCCAGGGGATGGTTGATGAAGGCGACCACGACGACGCGGCGCCCGCTGGGCAGGTGGATCCAGCCGGCCAGCGCCGCCACGTTGGCGAGCGAGCCGGTCTTGAAATGGGCCCGCCCGCTGGCGGCCACGGCGCGGCGTGCGGTGCCGTCCACGCCGGCCACCGGCAGCGAGGCCAGCAGCTCGGGCATCCAGGGCTGGGCCCAGGACCATTGCATCACCCGCGCCAGGCAATGCGCGGTGATGCGCTCCTCGCGCGAGCGGCCGGAGCCGTTGTCCAGCACGATCTCGCCAGGTGCGCAACCGGGGCCCTGCAGCAGGGTCTCCAGCGCCGCGGCCCGGGCCGGCTCGAAGCGCGCCGGCAGCACCGGGCTCAGCGCCAGCAGGGTGTGCTGGGCCACCATGTTGTTGCTGAACTTGTTCATGTCGCGCAGCGCCTCGGCCAGCGACGGGGAGGCGAACTCGAAGGCCGGCGCCAGCCCGGCGGGCACCCGGCCCTCGCGCACCGCGCCACGCAGGCGGCCGCCGACGCCGCGCCAGGCCGCATCGATCAGGCGCGCGTCGTAGCTGCCCGGGTCCTGGTAGGCGATCGGCCAAGTCTTTTCGCCACAGGCGGCGGGGTAACTGCCGCCCAGCTTCAGGCGCCGGGCCTGGCTGAAGTCCGCCGCCAGAGCGGCGCGCCACTCGCCGCAGGGGTGGCGGTCCAGCGGTACGCTGGCCGGCAGCTCGACCCCTGTGAGCACCGGCTCGGCGCTCACCCAGGCCAGGCCGCGCGCCGCATCCGGCCGAAACGACAGCGTGAAGCTCTTCTGGTTGAGCATCAGCGCGTCGGGCAGCACGTTGTAGGGCCGGTAGGGCTCGCCATCGAAGGCGCCGGGGTCGCCCGGCGGCAGGGCGAAGTGGCTGCGGTCCAGCAGGATGTCGCCACGGATCTCCTGCACGCCCAGTTGCCGCACGCGCTGCAGCAGCAGCCACAGCCGCTCGGTCACCAGGCGCGGGTCGCCGCGCCCCTGCAGGATCAGCGAGCCCTCCAGCACGCCGCGCTGCACCGGGCCGTCGAAGTAGACCCCCGTGTTCCACTGCCACGACGGCCCAAGCCGCTGCAGCGCCACGGCCGAGGTGACCAGCTTCATCACCGAGGCGGGGTGGGCCAGCCGTTCGGCCTGGTGGGCCAGGCGCGGCGTGTCGGTACCCACCGGGGCGACCCACAGGGACAGGCTGTCGGCATCGATCTGCGCGCGGGCCAGTGCGGCACGCACCGGCTCGGGCACCACGGCATGCGCAGCCGCCCAACCGGCCAGCAGGCTCAGGGCAAGCAGCCACCGGCCCAGGCCGAACGGAATGGCCCGCAACAGCAGCTTGGAGGCACAGGACATCAGGATCGACAACGACGACAAGGCAGGGGGAGGCG
The Sphaerotilus microaerophilus DNA segment above includes these coding regions:
- a CDS encoding SemiSWEET transporter — its product is MNEITSTVALSGLADPQTLSALRDAIGIIAACLTTLSFVPQAWHTLRTRDVSGISLTMYSVFTLGVALWLVYGVILGAWPVIIANLVTLALAATILTMKLRFGQAPVAIRG
- the dacB gene encoding D-alanyl-D-alanine carboxypeptidase/D-alanyl-D-alanine endopeptidase, coding for MSCASKLLLRAIPFGLGRWLLALSLLAGWAAAHAVVPEPVRAALARAQIDADSLSLWVAPVGTDTPRLAHQAERLAHPASVMKLVTSAVALQRLGPSWQWNTGVYFDGPVQRGVLEGSLILQGRGDPRLVTERLWLLLQRVRQLGVQEIRGDILLDRSHFALPPGDPGAFDGEPYRPYNVLPDALMLNQKSFTLSFRPDAARGLAWVSAEPVLTGVELPASVPLDRHPCGEWRAALAADFSQARRLKLGGSYPAACGEKTWPIAYQDPGSYDARLIDAAWRGVGGRLRGAVREGRVPAGLAPAFEFASPSLAEALRDMNKFSNNMVAQHTLLALSPVLPARFEPARAAALETLLQGPGCAPGEIVLDNGSGRSREERITAHCLARVMQWSWAQPWMPELLASLPVAGVDGTARRAVAASGRAHFKTGSLANVAALAGWIHLPSGRRVVVVAFINHPLAAQREARAALDAVVQWVLDDKELNAP